A single region of the Ziziphus jujuba cultivar Dongzao chromosome 10, ASM3175591v1 genome encodes:
- the LOC107411559 gene encoding phenylacetaldehyde reductase: MSKQGEVVCVTGGSGCIGSWLVHLLLDRGYYVQATVKDLKDENETKHLQSLQGADTHLRLFQIDLLDYDSIATAINGCSGVFHLASPCIVDQVHDPEKELLDPAIKGTMNVLTAAKEAGVGRVVVTSSNAAIIPSPRWPADVLKTEDCWTDVDYCKEKQLWYTISKTLAEKAAWEFAKEKGLDVVVVNPGTVMGPVISPRLNASMVLLVRLLQGCTETYQDIFMGSVHFKDVALAHILVYENKAASGRHLCVEAISHYGDFVAKVAELYPEYKVPSLPRDTQPGLLRGKVASKKMIDLGLHFIPMEQIIKDAVESLKSKGFIS; the protein is encoded by the exons ATGTCGAAGCAGGGAGAGGTAGTATGCGTTACAGGTGGGAGTGGGTGTATAGGATCATGGCTCGTCCATCTTCTCCTCGACCGTGGCTACTACGTTCAAGCTACTGTCAAAGATCTCA agGATGAAAATGAAACCAAGCATCTACAAAGCCTACAAGGAGCAGACACGCATCTCCGATTGTTCCAGATTGATCTTCTCGACTACGATTCTATCGCTACCGCCATCAATGGCTGCTCCGGCGTATTCCATCTCGCCTCTCCCTGCATCGTCGATCAGGTCCATGACCCGGAG AAGGAACTCCTGGACCCGGCAATTAAAGGAACGATGAACGTTCTGACGGCGGCGAAAGAGGCCGGGGTTGGTCGCGTGGTGGTCACGTCCTCAAATGCGGCCATCATTCCCAGCCCTCGCTGGCCAGCTGACGTGTTGAAGACGGAGGATTGCTGGACCGACGTTGATTACTGCAAGGAGAAGCAA TTGTGGTATACAATTTCGAAAACACTGGCAGAGAAAGCCGCATGGGAATTTGCCAAAGAGAAAGGTTTGGATGTGGTTGTGGTCAACCCCGGGACTGTAATGGGTCCCGTTATCTCACCAAGGCTCAATGCTAGCATGGTTTTGCTAGTACGCCTTCTTCAGG GTTGCACTGAAACATATCAGGACATTTTTATGGGATCCGTTCATTTTAAAGATGTAGCTTTAGCACATATTTTGGTTTATGAGAACAAAGCGGCGAGTGGAAGGCATCTGTGTGTTGAAGCGATATCGCATTATGGTGACTTTGTGGCTAAGGTTGCTGAACTTTACCCCGAGTATAAAGTGCCCAG TTTACCAAGGGATACCCAACCTGGGTTGTTGAGGGGGAAGGTTGCATCAAAGAAGATGATAGACTTGGGGTTGCACTTTATTCCAATGGAGCAGATTATCAAGGATGCTGTGGAGAGCCTAAAGAGTAAGGGCTTTATTTCATAA